One Armatimonadia bacterium DNA segment encodes these proteins:
- a CDS encoding class I SAM-dependent methyltransferase, translating to MTTEYRTDDWNTYKMQTREPHRELEPLDAEIAAVDGALAVLQQAGILPHIDYDQERFLAHRKAVAESFEIPWTAITPRMQRLLYAISAIRQPQTMIAAGVFCGNTFISNAGAGVGPGACYGAQELIGVEIKPEEAERAERNVRRIDPTGVARVVAADAVEVVAEYPGSLGLLYLDADGDRQRGKGIYLEILQAGYDKLTPGAVILAHNSVNCAERLKDYLAFVRDPANLSASVNVIFDGEGLEVSAR from the coding sequence ATGACTACTGAATACCGCACCGACGACTGGAACACCTACAAGATGCAGACCCGCGAGCCGCACCGCGAACTGGAGCCGCTGGATGCAGAGATCGCGGCCGTTGACGGCGCACTGGCGGTGTTGCAGCAGGCAGGAATCCTCCCGCACATCGACTACGATCAGGAGCGCTTCCTGGCGCATCGCAAGGCCGTCGCGGAGTCCTTCGAGATCCCCTGGACTGCCATCACGCCACGGATGCAGCGTCTCCTGTACGCGATCAGCGCCATCCGGCAGCCCCAGACCATGATCGCAGCGGGCGTCTTCTGTGGCAACACCTTCATCTCGAACGCGGGTGCGGGAGTGGGCCCCGGTGCCTGCTACGGAGCGCAGGAGCTGATCGGCGTCGAGATCAAGCCTGAAGAAGCCGAACGGGCAGAGCGCAACGTGCGGCGAATCGATCCGACCGGCGTCGCCCGCGTTGTCGCTGCCGATGCGGTCGAAGTTGTCGCGGAGTACCCCGGCTCACTCGGCCTGCTCTACCTGGACGCCGACGGCGACAGGCAGCGCGGCAAGGGTATCTACCTGGAGATCCTGCAGGCCGGGTACGACAAGCTGACGCCGGGAGCTGTGATCCTCGCCCACAACAGCGTCAACTGTGCCGAGCGGCTCAAGGACTACCTGGCCTTCGTGCGCGATCCCGCAAACCTGAGCGCGAGTGTCAACGTGATCTTCGACGGTGAGGGCCTGGAAGTGTCCGCCCGATGA
- a CDS encoding type II secretion system F family protein: protein MTPTILLIGAFILGAVMIGSLVLVFVGSNDRGRQRLATLEAKGATSGEATVSTTGARADNAPTLTRALENSEWGQALQVGLIRAGWMLRPSEFVALCLLVGAGTAALVMLISHSLITGILVGLAGVVAPHFALKSRQQKRIKDLSAQLPDGLDMLAGSLRSGFSVLRAMQVVRSQMHPPIAEEFGRVVDEVQYGIPLEVALDNLVERSGSYDLELIVAAVQTQLAVGGNLAEIFDSIAEMIRERVRLLGELQAATAEGRLSAGILLAMPFVMALAVNVMSPGYLAPLFHSQLGLVLVGVALVMMGLGTIIMRKLIEIDV, encoded by the coding sequence ATGACGCCCACCATCCTTTTGATCGGGGCCTTCATCCTGGGCGCAGTGATGATTGGCTCACTCGTGCTGGTCTTCGTGGGCTCGAATGACCGCGGCAGGCAGCGCCTGGCTACCCTGGAAGCGAAAGGAGCGACCTCTGGCGAGGCCACGGTCTCTACCACCGGGGCACGCGCGGACAACGCACCGACGCTAACCCGTGCCCTGGAGAACAGCGAGTGGGGGCAGGCGCTCCAGGTGGGGCTGATCCGCGCCGGATGGATGCTGCGGCCTTCAGAGTTTGTCGCCCTGTGCCTGCTGGTCGGCGCCGGCACCGCCGCGCTGGTGATGCTGATCTCCCATAGCCTGATCACGGGCATCCTTGTTGGTCTCGCCGGCGTGGTCGCGCCTCACTTTGCGCTCAAGAGCCGCCAGCAGAAGCGCATCAAAGACCTCAGCGCACAGTTGCCTGATGGCCTGGACATGCTCGCAGGATCGCTGCGCAGTGGCTTCTCAGTGCTTCGCGCGATGCAGGTCGTACGTTCGCAGATGCACCCACCAATCGCCGAGGAGTTCGGCCGCGTGGTCGACGAGGTGCAGTACGGCATCCCGCTGGAGGTCGCCCTCGACAACCTGGTAGAGCGCAGTGGAAGCTATGACCTCGAGCTAATCGTCGCAGCCGTGCAGACCCAGTTGGCGGTCGGTGGTAACCTCGCTGAGATCTTCGATAGCATCGCTGAGATGATCCGTGAGCGTGTGCGTCTGCTCGGCGAACTGCAGGCGGCGACCGCTGAGGGCCGGCTTTCTGCCGGCATCCTGCTGGCCATGCCCTTTGTGATGGCGCTCGCGGTGAATGTCATGAGCCCGGGCTACCTGGCACCACTCTTCCATAGCCAGCTGGGGCTCGTTCTTGTGGGCGTCGCCCTGGTGATGATGGGGCTTGGCACCATCATCATGCGAAAACTCATCGAGATTGACGTCTGA
- a CDS encoding CpaF family protein, producing the protein MAIPRADYPQTGGAKPSEGGPAAHLAEAKVKVHQKLLRETEFTVLQHMSQTQLLERIQYLTDIVSDEMGVSFSAKTREQLQNEVLNEVTGYGPIQPFLDDPTVSEVMVNGPKMVYVEREGRLQRTDKTFMDNGHVMRIIEKVIAPLGRRLDESSPMVDARLPDGSRVNAIIPPLALLGPCVTIRKFSADPFTADDLVSFGTMTEKMKIFLEACVKARLNILVAGGTGSGKTTTLNVLSSFIPETERIITVEDAAELQMQQPHVLTLESRPANIEGKGEVTIRNLVRNCLRMRPDRIIVGECRGGEALDMLQAMNTGHDGSLSTLHSNSPRDTLSRLETMVLMAGTELPVRAIREQITSAINLIVQQTRLRDGTRRISYVTEVQRMEGDGIVLEDIFRLERQGIGPDGRIIANNRPTGVRPLFMETLAAEGQDLPADIFTPTN; encoded by the coding sequence ATGGCAATCCCGAGAGCTGACTATCCGCAGACGGGCGGCGCGAAGCCTTCTGAGGGCGGCCCGGCTGCACATCTTGCCGAAGCCAAAGTCAAGGTCCACCAGAAGCTGCTGCGTGAGACCGAGTTCACCGTCCTGCAGCACATGAGCCAGACGCAGCTGCTGGAGAGAATCCAGTACCTGACGGATATCGTGTCCGACGAGATGGGCGTGTCCTTCTCAGCCAAAACCCGTGAGCAGCTCCAGAACGAGGTGCTCAACGAGGTCACCGGCTACGGACCGATCCAGCCCTTCCTCGATGACCCGACCGTTAGCGAGGTCATGGTCAACGGGCCGAAGATGGTCTACGTCGAACGTGAGGGCCGCCTCCAGAGAACCGACAAGACCTTCATGGACAACGGCCATGTCATGCGGATCATCGAAAAGGTCATTGCTCCCCTGGGCCGCCGCCTCGATGAATCCAGCCCGATGGTCGACGCCCGCCTCCCGGATGGCTCTCGTGTCAACGCCATCATCCCCCCTCTGGCGCTTCTGGGGCCCTGCGTCACCATCCGTAAGTTCTCTGCGGACCCCTTCACCGCCGATGACCTGGTGAGCTTCGGGACGATGACGGAGAAGATGAAGATCTTCCTCGAGGCCTGCGTCAAGGCGAGGCTCAACATCCTCGTCGCGGGCGGAACGGGTAGCGGCAAAACGACTACGCTCAACGTCCTTTCCTCCTTCATTCCCGAGACGGAACGTATCATCACCGTCGAGGATGCGGCCGAACTGCAGATGCAGCAGCCACACGTGCTGACCCTTGAAAGCCGACCGGCCAACATCGAGGGCAAGGGCGAGGTCACGATCCGCAACCTCGTCCGCAACTGCTTGCGTATGCGTCCTGACCGCATCATCGTCGGTGAGTGCCGTGGTGGAGAGGCGCTGGACATGCTCCAGGCCATGAACACTGGCCATGACGGCTCGCTGAGCACGCTCCACTCGAACTCGCCGCGCGACACACTGTCCCGTCTCGAGACCATGGTGCTGATGGCCGGTACTGAGCTGCCGGTGCGGGCAATCCGCGAGCAGATCACCTCGGCCATCAACCTGATCGTCCAGCAGACGCGTCTCCGCGATGGAACTCGGCGCATCAGCTACGTCACCGAGGTACAGCGAATGGAAGGCGACGGGATCGTGCTGGAGGACATCTTCCGCTTAGAGCGGCAGGGGATCGGGCCGGACGGACGCATCATCGCGAACAACCGCCCAACCGGTGTACGGCCGCTGTTCATGGAAACGCTTGCTGCTGAAGGGCAGGACCTGCCCGCCGACATCTTCACGCCGACCAACTAG
- a CDS encoding DUF4091 domain-containing protein, with translation MDLTQLGGVLGLSAMLVLLLAAGAWPAELPEVEQGMKDTVDPWGLAFSDQLARFEAIFADRPQAAFALGITHDLVKVWPTKYWFRGEAAPAGSAAITARERWAAAGETQSFQVVALPRIAAQEATYTLTVEAPGAQVEVYREVFVKTSAAATYPRFHSERWPDPLLPEDHVAVSGTDCGVFWVDVHLPAEMKTGTVTCRVALSDGRETAGAVVPVRVVGGLTLDPKAYPFVSWFRRNKLSEEQYRDLCALALDHHVVPVDALRGQWDPADPAKFDSLREFLAAHGQRMFDVDRPGTRNVDFDSLYAHLREKGWLENTWVYSNRDEPDAQTFLNENIPFCRMVHEKYPGIRVYLASDGQADMAQGCDAWMTDLSASGYDPESQRHVKTPQLWHYYCHLPVRWQMRAPLVQAPNMQIDNPALEHRLAIWMSHCFGARAIFIWAGSAYTFGPDFWKTLTLDDKPSGFPYGGVHNGNGWVVYPSPDGGATVPSLRLKVIRDGLEDVALLEAARRELASGAISGDKATELMQLLAPVPGVFVSPHYFDQLPETLLGRREAVLRLLSR, from the coding sequence ATGGACCTAACGCAGTTGGGTGGGGTGCTGGGGCTTTCCGCAATGCTGGTGCTCCTGTTGGCTGCCGGAGCTTGGCCTGCCGAGCTTCCGGAGGTGGAGCAGGGCATGAAGGATACCGTCGACCCCTGGGGCCTGGCCTTCAGCGACCAACTGGCACGGTTCGAGGCCATCTTCGCAGACAGACCGCAGGCAGCCTTCGCCCTGGGGATCACCCATGACTTGGTGAAGGTATGGCCGACCAAGTACTGGTTCCGCGGCGAAGCCGCGCCCGCCGGTTCGGCAGCGATCACAGCCCGCGAGCGCTGGGCCGCCGCCGGAGAGACCCAGAGCTTTCAGGTTGTGGCGCTTCCCCGCATCGCTGCGCAGGAGGCTACCTACACACTGACTGTTGAGGCACCCGGCGCACAGGTTGAAGTCTACCGCGAGGTCTTCGTCAAGACCTCTGCCGCGGCCACCTATCCGCGGTTCCACTCCGAACGCTGGCCTGACCCACTGCTGCCCGAGGATCACGTAGCGGTCTCGGGCACCGACTGCGGCGTCTTCTGGGTCGATGTGCACCTACCGGCGGAAATGAAAACGGGGACCGTCACCTGTCGCGTTGCCCTCAGCGACGGCCGAGAGACTGCCGGTGCGGTTGTGCCGGTCCGCGTTGTCGGTGGGCTGACACTTGATCCGAAGGCTTACCCCTTTGTCTCCTGGTTCCGGCGCAACAAGCTGTCGGAGGAGCAGTACCGGGACCTGTGCGCGCTGGCTCTCGACCACCATGTTGTGCCCGTGGACGCTCTCCGCGGCCAGTGGGACCCGGCAGATCCCGCCAAGTTCGATAGCCTTCGCGAGTTCCTCGCCGCGCACGGCCAGCGGATGTTCGACGTGGATCGTCCGGGCACGCGCAACGTCGACTTCGACTCACTGTACGCCCACTTGCGTGAGAAGGGATGGCTGGAGAACACCTGGGTCTACAGCAACCGTGACGAGCCGGACGCCCAGACCTTCCTCAACGAGAACATCCCCTTCTGCCGGATGGTGCATGAGAAGTACCCCGGGATCCGCGTCTACCTGGCCTCGGACGGCCAGGCGGACATGGCCCAGGGCTGCGACGCCTGGATGACGGACCTGTCTGCCAGTGGGTATGATCCGGAGAGCCAGCGTCACGTGAAGACGCCGCAATTGTGGCACTACTACTGCCACCTGCCGGTCCGGTGGCAGATGCGCGCACCGCTGGTCCAGGCGCCCAACATGCAGATCGACAACCCGGCGCTGGAGCATCGCCTGGCCATCTGGATGTCGCACTGCTTCGGCGCCAGGGCGATCTTCATCTGGGCCGGGAGCGCGTACACCTTCGGGCCGGACTTCTGGAAGACGCTTACGCTGGACGACAAGCCTTCGGGGTTCCCCTATGGTGGTGTGCACAACGGCAACGGCTGGGTCGTCTACCCATCCCCCGATGGCGGGGCTACGGTGCCATCGCTGCGGCTGAAGGTCATCCGCGACGGGCTCGAGGACGTCGCGCTTCTGGAAGCCGCGCGCAGGGAGCTGGCCTCCGGTGCCATCTCAGGTGACAAGGCGACGGAGCTGATGCAACTGTTAGCACCTGTGCCAGGGGTCTTCGTCAGCCCCCATTACTTCGACCAACTGCCGGAGACGTTGCTGGGCAGACGCGAGGCCGTCCTGAGGCTCCTGAGCCGGTAA
- a CDS encoding response regulator transcription factor, translating into MSGRKILIIDDDELLVGAIQRKFETAGFQVITATRGGQGRERVKSESPDLVILDLALPDDDGTDICRDVRAFSRVPIIMLTGRAEETDRIVGLELGADDYVTKPFSLSELVARARAVLRRMEPQREPPKEEPSYLEGLGITVDLRAHEVKVSDSAISLTPTEYKLLVALMKRPGEVVSAQELLDEVWGYDEYDTHLVEVHIANLRSKVEADPKNPERIQTLRSFGYRFG; encoded by the coding sequence ATGAGCGGGCGCAAAATACTAATCATTGACGACGACGAACTGCTGGTGGGCGCAATCCAGCGGAAGTTCGAAACCGCCGGATTCCAGGTGATCACGGCGACCCGGGGCGGACAGGGCCGCGAGCGGGTCAAGAGCGAGAGCCCTGACCTGGTGATCCTCGACCTTGCCTTGCCAGATGATGACGGCACGGACATCTGCCGAGATGTCCGCGCCTTCTCACGCGTGCCGATCATCATGCTGACCGGCAGGGCCGAGGAGACCGACCGCATCGTCGGCCTCGAGCTTGGCGCCGACGACTACGTGACCAAGCCCTTCAGCCTCAGCGAACTGGTCGCACGCGCTCGTGCCGTGCTGCGCCGCATGGAGCCGCAGCGTGAACCGCCCAAGGAAGAGCCTTCCTATCTTGAGGGCCTGGGCATCACCGTCGACCTGCGCGCACACGAGGTCAAGGTCAGCGACTCGGCGATCTCCCTGACGCCGACCGAGTACAAGCTGCTGGTCGCCCTCATGAAGCGGCCGGGCGAGGTCGTCAGCGCTCAGGAGCTGCTCGATGAGGTCTGGGGATACGACGAGTACGACACCCACCTCGTCGAGGTCCACATCGCGAACCTGCGCAGCAAGGTCGAGGCCGATCCGAAGAACCCGGAGCGCATCCAGACGCTGCGGTCCTTCGGCTACCGCTTCGGGTAG
- a CDS encoding type II secretion system F family protein: protein MVLVYSIVGLMFAGVAVLVVGSFLESRSIRVRERIDRIQSSQWAGGSPLARELQKSLYERAIKPALSKAGSTILQMTPGGAVDTAKTKLEMAGGPQSLSVATYLVLRALALAAGVLGAIAIMVMWQHGMLIHRIGAAGFALCAGMMLPEYLLDNSIRKRQYIITKSLPDIIDLLVVSAEAGTGLDGALAEVVRRKKGPLPDEFRRVLTEIRLGKRRMESWQDLSERCGIEDLKNLVAALHQAEELGVSIANTLRAQSDSLRTRRSMRIRAAAATLSVKMLFPLIFCIFPSLFVVVLGPGVMSINSAMSGLGW from the coding sequence TTGGTACTCGTATACTCTATCGTGGGCTTGATGTTTGCGGGTGTGGCTGTCCTGGTCGTCGGCTCCTTCCTTGAGAGCCGGTCGATCCGCGTCCGCGAGCGCATCGACCGCATTCAGTCCTCGCAGTGGGCTGGCGGATCCCCCCTGGCTCGCGAGCTGCAGAAATCCCTGTATGAACGCGCCATCAAGCCGGCCCTGAGCAAGGCAGGCTCCACTATCCTGCAGATGACCCCGGGAGGGGCCGTCGATACCGCCAAGACAAAGCTGGAAATGGCGGGAGGACCCCAGTCCTTGTCGGTCGCTACCTACCTGGTCCTGCGCGCCCTGGCCTTGGCCGCCGGAGTCCTCGGTGCGATCGCCATCATGGTCATGTGGCAGCACGGCATGCTCATACACCGTATTGGGGCTGCCGGATTCGCGCTCTGTGCAGGCATGATGCTGCCAGAGTATCTGCTGGACAACTCCATTCGGAAGCGGCAGTACATCATCACCAAGAGCCTCCCCGACATCATCGACCTGCTGGTCGTCAGCGCAGAAGCCGGAACCGGTCTCGATGGCGCTCTGGCCGAAGTCGTACGGCGCAAGAAGGGGCCGCTACCTGATGAGTTCCGGCGGGTGCTCACCGAGATCCGCCTCGGCAAACGACGGATGGAGTCTTGGCAGGACCTCTCTGAGCGCTGCGGCATCGAGGACCTCAAGAACCTGGTGGCCGCCCTCCATCAAGCTGAGGAGTTGGGTGTGAGTATCGCCAACACCCTTCGCGCCCAGTCCGACTCCCTGCGGACCCGCCGGAGCATGCGGATCCGGGCGGCTGCAGCTACCCTGTCGGTCAAGATGCTGTTCCCGCTGATCTTCTGTATCTTTCCATCGCTGTTCGTAGTCGTGCTGGGACCTGGCGTAATGTCCATCAACTCTGCCATGAGCGGCCTGGGCTGGTAG
- a CDS encoding ATP-binding protein: MRVLITSQDIRSSEIGADLLTQRERDWEVISCHGAEAWRELDRGGLWDIVVWDLELGRWPHRRGTERPVIVAWCAPEDSGALSEAMAQGADYPLVRHQGWESYFPEVLECAAERAAETKGRRSEQDSVDALRLVQQSLLGSMSEPALVTNSLGAITHFNDAAEQFFGHDSAAVIGARLGLFFEPSSLADAVLGVLATGRSVRELRSERGLLEVNEDARGILLRAFLRRCDGSYALCDVKLRSVSSAAGRFDGCVMVVSESAAGGEEAARELAPAARLTVGALEAVAVPLAVVDGTGTVLRQNRAMEEFLRAHGIAASQGRRFQEYLSDPQGLVLALAEVSRGRSAEMPSPVTFVGRGPAQKLYLSPVLDGTGRMDAAVLVLQEWQGTTGKEREGNITDASIKALTAALDIVSRQADPEAILAGVLEAAEVLVGAEMGIAVVRVGDAVQMARASRAVSQVSTQALQEALEQRVSMGSAPTHPAVSQVNSIQGGPNEEALRNVLTTEGVRTLCEAPFRVAGEVVGWMLLGRRRSDEFADSCSPLTEILAGCAASRVHALGATRRTRSSATSQEKLLEVSVALGASRDQAQVLRTVAESALDIINSECCCVQLLDEEGQQFEQDYTACRAGVSAACGRKSSELVWESIRGGRLAVQTLPLLEGQTEAATEAAVPMLVDGDPLGAIISRAAPGKPHTDAELSCLQLLAAQASAALHSARLYEVSRRRSQHMEVIAAQAWQEEARARALFEVATAVSEKTDLPEILTVVTKSACAEIGFERARIYLADQEHLTLVGELEARADVVETVKELDVVPLRREPGNRLAEAALGSAPYMIDAVEDTEVGAVSRHERLYVPLASQGMLVGLFVADNPQSGAPISPQQTRLLRSLAGLASVAIERARVEKLRGTLISSVSHELRAPLASIRAYNELVLAGDAGAINDEQRLYLERVEKASARLERLIADLMNLSKLRAGEVTITRAPSDLSHIVQSVMDTMTPKANDAGVVLEIGPIDPLPVTVTDQGRLEQVLTNLVDNAIKFNNEGGWVRVSLRGEGAEAVLSVADNGPGIPKSAQALIFEEFQHGTDARSRGKEGAGLGLAIAKRVVGVLGGRMWLASEPGRGSTFYVSLPLEPVAEQVTAAEAQQPGLPMNLGDTHERAQNTNH, encoded by the coding sequence ATGAGAGTACTCATCACAAGTCAGGACATCCGGTCCTCCGAGATCGGGGCTGACTTGCTGACACAACGAGAACGGGACTGGGAGGTCATTTCCTGCCACGGTGCTGAGGCTTGGCGCGAACTTGACCGTGGCGGGTTGTGGGATATAGTCGTCTGGGACCTTGAGCTGGGGCGCTGGCCCCATCGCAGGGGAACGGAGCGCCCGGTCATTGTGGCCTGGTGTGCGCCGGAAGACAGTGGGGCTCTCTCCGAAGCCATGGCCCAGGGCGCCGACTACCCTCTCGTCAGGCATCAGGGCTGGGAGAGCTACTTCCCTGAGGTCCTCGAGTGTGCTGCCGAACGGGCTGCGGAGACCAAGGGCCGCCGCTCGGAGCAAGACTCCGTGGATGCCCTGCGGCTGGTGCAGCAGAGCCTGCTCGGGAGCATGTCCGAACCGGCCCTGGTGACGAACAGCCTTGGGGCTATCACGCACTTCAATGACGCTGCGGAGCAGTTCTTCGGCCACGATTCCGCGGCGGTCATCGGGGCAAGGCTCGGGCTCTTCTTCGAGCCCTCATCCCTTGCGGACGCTGTACTCGGTGTCTTGGCAACCGGCAGGTCGGTCCGGGAATTACGGTCCGAGCGCGGACTTCTGGAAGTCAACGAGGATGCTCGCGGGATCCTCCTGCGAGCCTTTCTACGCCGTTGCGACGGCAGCTATGCGCTCTGTGACGTGAAGCTGCGGTCGGTAAGCTCGGCGGCCGGTCGCTTCGACGGATGCGTGATGGTTGTGTCTGAGAGTGCTGCCGGCGGCGAAGAAGCAGCGCGTGAACTGGCACCGGCAGCCAGACTGACAGTGGGGGCTCTGGAGGCCGTAGCGGTGCCGCTGGCCGTTGTGGACGGCACCGGCACGGTACTCCGCCAGAACCGGGCGATGGAGGAGTTCCTCCGTGCGCATGGGATAGCCGCCTCCCAGGGACGCCGGTTCCAGGAGTATCTGTCTGATCCGCAGGGCCTGGTACTGGCCCTTGCCGAAGTCAGCCGCGGCCGCAGTGCCGAGATGCCCTCCCCGGTCACCTTTGTTGGGCGTGGCCCGGCACAGAAGCTTTACCTTAGCCCCGTTCTGGACGGCACGGGTCGGATGGATGCAGCGGTCCTGGTGCTCCAGGAGTGGCAGGGGACGACGGGCAAAGAGAGGGAAGGCAACATCACCGACGCCAGCATCAAGGCACTCACCGCAGCACTGGACATCGTCTCGCGACAGGCCGATCCTGAGGCAATCCTGGCAGGAGTACTGGAGGCGGCAGAGGTCCTGGTTGGCGCCGAGATGGGCATCGCCGTCGTGCGCGTCGGCGACGCGGTGCAGATGGCCCGGGCGAGTCGCGCGGTGTCCCAGGTCTCGACGCAGGCGCTTCAGGAAGCCCTTGAGCAACGGGTGAGCATGGGCTCGGCCCCGACTCATCCCGCTGTCTCGCAGGTGAACTCCATCCAGGGTGGCCCGAACGAGGAGGCACTCCGCAACGTCCTGACCACTGAAGGCGTTCGCACCTTGTGCGAAGCTCCATTCCGGGTGGCTGGCGAGGTGGTGGGTTGGATGCTGCTGGGCAGACGGCGCAGTGACGAGTTCGCGGACAGTTGCAGTCCCCTTACAGAGATTCTGGCAGGCTGTGCTGCCAGCCGCGTTCACGCCCTGGGAGCGACACGCAGGACCCGGTCGTCGGCAACCTCCCAGGAGAAGCTTCTCGAGGTTTCGGTTGCCCTTGGTGCAAGCCGAGACCAGGCGCAGGTGCTGCGGACGGTCGCTGAATCGGCCCTTGATATCATCAACTCCGAGTGTTGCTGCGTGCAGTTACTGGACGAGGAAGGGCAGCAGTTCGAGCAGGACTACACGGCTTGTCGCGCTGGGGTCAGCGCCGCCTGCGGGCGTAAGTCCAGCGAGTTGGTCTGGGAGTCGATCCGCGGGGGCAGGCTGGCCGTACAGACCTTGCCCTTGCTGGAGGGCCAGACTGAGGCAGCTACCGAGGCGGCGGTGCCGATGCTCGTCGATGGCGACCCGCTTGGTGCCATCATCTCGCGGGCGGCCCCGGGCAAGCCTCACACCGATGCCGAGCTGAGTTGCCTACAGCTCCTCGCAGCCCAGGCATCAGCGGCTCTCCATAGCGCCCGGCTCTACGAGGTCTCCAGACGCCGCAGTCAGCACATGGAAGTGATCGCGGCCCAGGCGTGGCAGGAAGAGGCCCGTGCCCGCGCTCTCTTCGAGGTTGCGACGGCCGTGTCCGAGAAGACCGACCTGCCCGAGATCCTGACTGTTGTCACCAAGAGCGCCTGCGCTGAGATCGGTTTCGAGCGGGCACGAATCTACCTGGCTGACCAGGAGCACCTCACCCTCGTGGGAGAGCTGGAGGCGAGGGCCGACGTCGTTGAGACCGTGAAGGAGCTCGATGTCGTTCCCCTGCGACGAGAGCCGGGCAACCGTCTGGCCGAAGCCGCCCTGGGATCGGCTCCGTACATGATCGATGCGGTCGAGGACACCGAGGTCGGAGCTGTCAGTCGACACGAACGGCTCTATGTTCCCCTGGCTTCGCAGGGCATGCTGGTTGGGCTCTTCGTGGCGGACAATCCGCAATCGGGTGCCCCGATCTCGCCGCAGCAGACGCGACTCTTGCGTTCCCTGGCGGGGCTTGCGAGCGTCGCCATTGAGCGAGCCCGTGTAGAGAAGCTGCGTGGAACGCTGATCTCGTCGGTCTCGCACGAGCTACGAGCGCCCCTGGCTTCCATTCGGGCTTACAACGAGTTGGTGTTGGCAGGCGACGCGGGTGCGATCAATGACGAGCAGCGGCTGTATCTGGAGCGTGTCGAGAAGGCCTCGGCCCGCCTGGAGAGGCTGATCGCCGACCTGATGAACCTGTCCAAGCTGCGGGCCGGCGAGGTCACGATCACCAGGGCACCGTCCGACCTGTCGCACATCGTTCAGAGCGTCATGGACACCATGACGCCGAAGGCGAACGACGCCGGGGTCGTGCTGGAGATAGGCCCAATCGACCCCCTTCCGGTCACCGTGACCGACCAGGGCAGACTGGAGCAGGTCCTGACCAACCTGGTGGACAACGCGATCAAGTTCAACAACGAGGGCGGTTGGGTGCGCGTCAGCCTTCGTGGCGAAGGGGCAGAGGCTGTCCTCAGTGTGGCAGACAACGGACCTGGGATACCCAAGTCAGCCCAGGCCCTTATCTTTGAGGAGTTCCAGCACGGAACCGACGCACGTAGCAGAGGGAAAGAGGGCGCTGGGCTGGGCCTGGCCATCGCGAAGCGGGTCGTTGGTGTGCTCGGCGGACGTATGTGGCTGGCGAGCGAGCCCGGACGTGGCTCGACCTTCTACGTCTCGCTTCCGCTGGAGCCCGTCGCCGAGCAAGTCACGGCAGCCGAGGCACAGCAGCCTGGTCTGCCTATGAATCTGGGGGATACGCATGAGCGGGCGCAAAATACTAATCATTGA